One Microbacterium trichothecenolyticum DNA window includes the following coding sequences:
- a CDS encoding histidinol dehydrogenase, with protein MSFGILRIAGWVVALLVGAFYGAAGTIAQGFRLGPVPVGLLLATIGCAALLIALRTLTGDLVNAFAGGLGISAATYVFSQPGLGGSAIVAAPTPGTEWIPVVWTVVGPALMVLVAFWPDFSHLRHEPATPTA; from the coding sequence ATGAGCTTTGGCATCCTGCGCATCGCCGGTTGGGTCGTCGCGCTGCTGGTCGGTGCGTTCTACGGCGCGGCCGGCACGATCGCGCAGGGCTTCCGGCTCGGTCCGGTGCCGGTGGGCCTGCTGCTGGCGACGATCGGCTGTGCCGCGCTCCTCATCGCCCTGCGCACGCTGACCGGGGATCTCGTCAACGCCTTCGCCGGGGGACTCGGCATCTCGGCGGCGACCTATGTGTTCTCGCAGCCTGGGCTCGGGGGATCGGCCATCGTCGCCGCGCCCACCCCCGGTACCGAGTGGATCCCTGTGGTGTGGACGGTCGTCGGGCCCGCCCTGATGGTGTTGGTGGCCTTCTGGCCCGACTTCTCGCACCTGCGGCACGAACCCGCGACTCCCACCGCCTGA
- a CDS encoding dipeptide ABC transporter ATP-binding protein produces the protein MSTTEKAAIPALEMTDLSVDFAVDDVWVPAAKHLTYSIARGQVVAVVGESGSGKSVSSMAVLDLLPRNSRVRGSIKVNGREVNGLSASQMRQLRGPEVAAIFQEPMTALNPVLTVGSQIIEALRAHRPIAPAQAKARALELLEMVGLPDPAKAFASYPHQLSGGQRQRAMIAQSISLEPALLIADEPTTALDVTVQAEILDLIRDLRDRLDSAVLLITHDMGVVADLADWIVVMKSGDIVEQGPAVQVLGDPQDSYTKELLASVPRLGETLEGEPIVDVVEALAAAVAEGPARTEAIALAAAAPEIAHPVLQLDNVSIEYGKKGRVAAFRAVDDVTLGIAEGEIVGLVGESGSGKSTIGRAAIGLQPIADGRLVVDGVDISSGSRKRIKSLRRRVGIVFQDPSSSLNPRLPIGESIGEPLFLAGEAKGAELDARVEKLLDEVRLPRSYRNRYPHELSGGQKQRVGIARALSLQPRLLVADEPTSALDVSVQARVLELLSELQKEHRFACLFISHDLAVVDAMADRIVVLNRGKIAEQGTRDEILRAPKEPYTQRLIAAIPVPDVEVQAARRELRHELLRETPAS, from the coding sequence ATGAGCACGACCGAGAAGGCCGCAATCCCGGCCCTGGAGATGACCGACCTCAGCGTCGACTTCGCGGTCGACGACGTCTGGGTTCCCGCCGCCAAGCACCTCACCTACTCCATCGCCCGCGGCCAGGTCGTCGCCGTCGTCGGGGAATCGGGTTCGGGTAAGAGCGTCAGCTCTATGGCGGTGCTCGATCTGTTGCCGCGCAACAGCCGCGTCCGCGGGAGCATCAAGGTCAACGGCCGTGAGGTGAACGGCTTGTCCGCCTCACAGATGCGACAGCTGCGGGGTCCGGAGGTGGCGGCGATCTTCCAGGAGCCGATGACGGCGCTGAACCCCGTGCTGACGGTCGGATCGCAGATCATCGAGGCACTGCGCGCGCACCGGCCGATCGCTCCCGCACAGGCCAAGGCACGCGCGCTCGAACTGCTCGAGATGGTCGGTCTGCCCGACCCGGCGAAGGCGTTCGCGTCGTACCCGCACCAGCTGTCGGGCGGTCAGCGCCAGCGCGCGATGATCGCGCAGTCGATCAGCCTCGAGCCCGCCCTGCTCATCGCCGACGAGCCGACCACGGCACTCGACGTGACGGTGCAGGCCGAGATCCTCGACCTCATCCGCGACCTGCGCGACCGTCTCGACTCGGCCGTGCTGCTCATCACGCACGACATGGGCGTGGTGGCCGACCTCGCCGACTGGATCGTCGTGATGAAGTCGGGCGATATCGTCGAGCAGGGTCCGGCCGTGCAGGTGCTCGGCGACCCGCAGGACTCGTACACGAAAGAACTGCTCGCATCGGTGCCGCGCCTGGGGGAGACGCTCGAGGGTGAACCGATCGTCGACGTGGTCGAGGCGCTGGCCGCCGCCGTCGCAGAGGGACCCGCGCGCACCGAGGCCATCGCCCTCGCCGCCGCCGCTCCCGAGATCGCCCACCCCGTGCTGCAGCTCGACAACGTCTCGATCGAGTACGGCAAGAAGGGTCGCGTCGCGGCCTTCCGCGCCGTCGACGATGTCACGCTCGGCATCGCCGAGGGCGAGATCGTGGGCCTGGTGGGGGAGTCCGGCTCGGGCAAGTCCACCATCGGGCGCGCGGCCATCGGCCTGCAGCCCATCGCCGACGGTCGTCTCGTGGTCGACGGCGTCGACATCTCCAGCGGTTCGCGCAAGCGCATCAAGTCACTGCGACGCCGCGTGGGCATCGTGTTCCAGGACCCGTCGTCGTCTCTGAACCCGCGTCTGCCGATCGGGGAGTCCATCGGTGAGCCGCTGTTCCTCGCCGGCGAGGCGAAGGGCGCCGAGCTCGACGCCCGTGTCGAGAAGCTCCTCGACGAGGTGCGCCTGCCCCGCAGCTACCGCAACCGCTACCCGCACGAGCTGTCGGGTGGTCAGAAGCAGCGCGTCGGCATCGCGCGCGCGCTGTCGCTGCAGCCGCGTCTGCTCGTCGCCGACGAGCCGACGAGCGCGCTCGACGTGTCGGTGCAGGCACGCGTGCTCGAACTGCTCAGCGAGTTGCAGAAGGAGCACCGCTTCGCCTGTCTGTTCATCAGTCACGACCTGGCCGTCGTGGATGCCATGGCCGACCGCATCGTCGTGCTCAACCGCGGCAAGATCGCCGAGCAGGGCACGCGCGACGAGATCCTGCGCGCGCCCAAGGAGCCGTACACCCAGCGCCTCATCGCCGCCATCCCGGTGCCCGACGTCGAGGTGCAGGCCGCGCGTCGTGAGCTTCGGCACGAGCTGTTGCGCGAGACTCCGGCATCCTGA
- the typA gene encoding translational GTPase TypA, producing the protein MAHALRPDLRNVAIVAHVDHGKTTLVDAMLRQTGSFGDHAHVEERAMDSNDLEREKGITILAKNTAIEYNGIHTDVPVTINVIDTPGHADFGGEVERGLSMVDGVVLLVDASEGPLPQTRFVLRKALEAKLPVILLVNKTDRPDARIAEVEEEAHDLLLGLASDLVDDVPDLDVDALLDVPVVYASGRAGAASLNRPDNGALPDNDDLEPLFAAILEHVPAPSYDDEAPLQAWVTNLDSSPFLGRLALLRVFNGTLKKGQTVAWVRSDGTTSNARVTELLKTRALERFPAEDAGPGDIVAIAGFPDITIGETIADPEDVRPLPAITVDDPAISMTIGTNTSPLMGKVKGHKLTARMVKDRLDRELIGNVSLKVVDIGRPDAWEVQGRGELALAILVENMRREGFELTVGKPQVVTKRGDDGKLKEPYEHLTIDAPEEHLGAITQLMAARKGRMDNMTNHGTGWVRMEFVVPSRGLIGFRSEFLTITRGTGIANAISHGYDDWAGSITTRQNGSIVADRMGVVTPFAMIALQERMSFFVQPTEEVYEGMVIGENSRADDMDVNITKEKKLTNMRSSTSDSFESMTPPRVLTLEESLEFARDDECVEVTPEKVRIRKVVLDATERGRAASRAKRQDANA; encoded by the coding sequence ATGGCGCACGCCCTTCGTCCTGACCTCCGTAACGTCGCGATCGTCGCGCACGTCGACCACGGCAAGACGACCCTCGTCGACGCCATGCTCCGCCAGACCGGCTCGTTCGGCGACCACGCGCACGTCGAGGAGCGCGCGATGGACTCGAACGACCTGGAGCGCGAGAAGGGCATCACGATCCTCGCCAAGAACACGGCGATCGAGTACAACGGCATCCACACGGACGTGCCCGTCACGATCAACGTGATCGACACCCCCGGCCACGCCGACTTCGGTGGCGAGGTCGAGCGCGGTCTGTCGATGGTCGACGGCGTCGTGCTGCTGGTCGACGCGTCCGAGGGCCCGCTGCCCCAGACCCGCTTCGTGCTGCGCAAGGCGCTCGAGGCGAAGCTCCCCGTCATCCTGCTGGTCAACAAGACCGACCGCCCCGACGCCCGTATCGCCGAGGTGGAGGAAGAGGCGCACGACCTGCTGCTGGGCCTGGCGTCCGACCTCGTCGACGACGTGCCCGACCTCGACGTCGACGCGCTGCTCGACGTGCCGGTGGTCTACGCCTCCGGCCGTGCGGGCGCGGCATCCCTGAACCGCCCCGACAACGGCGCGCTGCCCGACAACGACGACCTCGAGCCGCTGTTCGCCGCGATCCTCGAGCACGTCCCGGCTCCGTCCTACGACGACGAGGCGCCGCTGCAGGCGTGGGTCACGAACCTCGACTCCTCGCCGTTCCTCGGTCGCCTCGCCCTGCTGCGCGTGTTCAACGGCACGCTGAAGAAGGGCCAGACGGTCGCGTGGGTGCGCTCCGACGGCACCACGAGCAACGCCCGCGTGACCGAGCTGCTGAAGACCCGCGCGCTCGAGCGTTTCCCCGCCGAAGACGCCGGCCCCGGCGACATCGTCGCCATCGCCGGTTTCCCCGACATCACGATCGGCGAGACCATCGCCGACCCCGAGGACGTGCGGCCCCTGCCGGCCATCACGGTCGACGACCCCGCCATCTCGATGACGATCGGCACCAACACCTCGCCGCTCATGGGCAAGGTCAAGGGCCACAAGCTCACCGCGCGCATGGTGAAGGACCGCCTCGACCGTGAGCTCATCGGTAACGTCTCGCTGAAGGTCGTCGACATCGGACGTCCGGATGCCTGGGAGGTCCAGGGCCGCGGCGAACTCGCGCTCGCGATCCTCGTCGAGAACATGCGTCGTGAGGGCTTCGAGCTCACCGTCGGCAAGCCCCAGGTGGTCACCAAGCGCGGCGACGACGGCAAGCTCAAGGAGCCCTACGAGCACCTGACGATCGACGCCCCCGAGGAGCACCTCGGTGCGATCACGCAGCTCATGGCCGCCCGCAAGGGTCGCATGGACAACATGACCAACCACGGCACCGGCTGGGTGCGCATGGAGTTCGTCGTGCCCTCGCGCGGCCTCATCGGCTTCCGCAGCGAGTTCCTGACAATCACGCGCGGCACCGGCATCGCCAACGCCATCTCGCACGGCTACGACGACTGGGCGGGCTCGATCACCACGCGCCAGAACGGCTCGATCGTCGCGGACCGCATGGGTGTCGTCACGCCGTTCGCCATGATCGCACTGCAGGAGCGCATGAGCTTCTTCGTCCAGCCCACCGAAGAGGTCTACGAGGGCATGGTCATCGGCGAGAACTCGCGCGCCGACGACATGGACGTCAACATCACCAAGGAGAAGAAGCTCACGAACATGCGTTCGTCGACCTCCGACTCCTTCGAGTCGATGACGCCCCCGCGCGTGCTCACGCTGGAGGAGTCGCTCGAGTTCGCCCGCGACGACGAATGCGTCGAGGTCACGCCCGAGAAGGTGCGCATCCGCAAGGTCGTGCTCGACGCGACCGAGCGCGGCCGCGCCGCCTCCCGCGCCAAGCGTCAGGATGCCAACGCGTAA
- a CDS encoding ABC transporter permease, with translation MTQMLPEPANVDAPAPADERDTVGVSQGRLVLRRFLANKVAVVSGILFILLAIFSVSAIGVGPIPGWWKYDYTTLNPQSNGGAPSLSVVPFVIGDHPFGQDRIGIDYFAMTMRGIQNSILVMLIISIVGTTVGTVIGALAGYYRGWVDSVLMRITDVFIVIPIIVIGAVVGRATGGLGVIPLAFFLAMVSWTTIARLVRAEFLSLREREFVEAARVAGASDARIIFKHILPNAVGVVIVAATLLAAAAILLETALSYLQLGVRPPDVSLGLIISDNQSAFSTRPWLFWWPAGFIVLLAVLVNFVGDGLRDAFDPRQKRFSLRRTKEQAASATSAPASTQARVHPETPSS, from the coding sequence ATGACCCAGATGCTTCCCGAACCCGCGAACGTCGACGCCCCGGCTCCCGCCGACGAGCGCGACACGGTCGGAGTGAGCCAGGGCCGCCTGGTCCTCCGACGATTCCTGGCCAACAAGGTCGCCGTCGTCTCCGGCATCCTGTTCATCCTGCTGGCGATCTTCTCCGTCTCCGCGATCGGGGTCGGGCCGATCCCCGGATGGTGGAAGTACGACTACACGACGCTGAACCCGCAGAGCAACGGTGGCGCACCGAGCCTGTCGGTGGTCCCCTTCGTCATCGGCGACCACCCGTTCGGGCAGGACCGCATCGGCATCGACTACTTCGCGATGACGATGCGCGGCATCCAGAACTCGATCCTCGTCATGCTCATCATCAGCATCGTGGGCACGACCGTCGGCACCGTCATCGGCGCTCTGGCCGGGTACTACCGCGGCTGGGTCGACTCGGTGCTCATGCGCATCACCGATGTGTTCATCGTCATCCCGATCATCGTCATCGGTGCGGTCGTCGGACGCGCCACGGGCGGTCTCGGCGTGATCCCGCTGGCCTTCTTCCTCGCGATGGTGTCGTGGACGACCATCGCCCGCCTCGTGCGCGCCGAGTTCCTGTCGCTGCGCGAGCGCGAGTTCGTCGAGGCCGCGCGCGTAGCCGGTGCCAGTGACGCGCGCATCATCTTCAAGCACATCCTTCCCAACGCGGTCGGCGTGGTCATCGTCGCGGCGACCCTGCTCGCGGCGGCGGCGATCCTGCTCGAGACGGCGTTGAGCTACCTGCAGCTGGGTGTGCGCCCGCCGGACGTGTCCTTGGGCCTGATCATCTCCGACAACCAGTCGGCGTTCTCGACGCGCCCGTGGCTGTTCTGGTGGCCCGCCGGCTTCATCGTGCTGCTCGCCGTGCTCGTCAACTTCGTGGGCGACGGTCTTCGTGACGCATTCGACCCGCGCCAGAAGCGCTTCTCGCTGCGGCGCACCAAGGAGCAGGCCGCGTCGGCGACCTCTGCTCCCGCGAGCACCCAGGCGCGAGTGCACCCGGAGACCCCCTCGTCATGA
- a CDS encoding ABC transporter ATP-binding protein yields the protein MNDALPLAPARAVARELWRSLPGGWWRLPTLVAVVLAAAVAGIAGPLALGTVVDAIGAGGGAADLAVTLAAVMAGAVVVGAVLTAIGMISASQLFETALADLRERMVSTALHLPPSRVERAGTGDLIARAGDDVAEVSEAIPRVVPALVGAAFTIVVTLAGMAVIDPWYALALLVIAPVHVFAVRAYLRAAPGVYAAERAAMAERAQHLLDTLRGLETVRAYGSSTPHLVRISAASWSVVRWSMRARGIQNLFFARLNAAEFLGMAGLLVVGFVLVSGGHGTVGGTTAAMLLFLRLFGPINQLLFVVDDLQSALASLARIVGVIRAADPDEPAATGAGRSADPVADTAAPGDAPAEPRAAVVLRDITHAYTAGHPVLHAVSMDIAEGETLAVVGASGAGKSTLAAIAAGVQEPDAGTADRPTAVALVTQDVHVFDTDLRGNLTLAAPAAGDDDLLAALHRVGADGLVARLPRGLDEPVGASGTPLSPAEAQHLALARVLLADPAFVVLDEATAEAGSTEAGRLENAALAVVDGRAALVVAHRLSQAAAADRVVLLDAGRVREEGTHDELRTAGGPYARLWEAWSRSS from the coding sequence ATGAACGACGCCCTCCCCCTCGCTCCCGCGCGCGCGGTCGCCCGCGAGCTCTGGCGGTCGCTTCCCGGCGGATGGTGGCGGCTGCCGACGCTGGTCGCCGTCGTGCTCGCCGCCGCCGTCGCGGGCATCGCGGGACCCCTCGCGCTCGGAACCGTCGTCGACGCGATCGGCGCGGGCGGGGGCGCGGCCGACCTCGCCGTGACGCTGGCGGCAGTGATGGCCGGAGCCGTCGTGGTGGGGGCTGTCCTCACCGCGATCGGCATGATCTCGGCCTCTCAGCTGTTCGAGACCGCTCTGGCAGACCTGCGCGAACGCATGGTCAGCACCGCTCTGCACCTGCCGCCCTCCCGCGTCGAGAGAGCGGGGACGGGTGATCTCATCGCGCGCGCGGGCGACGACGTCGCCGAGGTGTCGGAGGCGATCCCTCGGGTCGTGCCCGCCCTCGTCGGCGCGGCGTTCACCATCGTCGTCACGCTCGCCGGCATGGCGGTCATCGACCCCTGGTATGCCCTCGCCCTCCTCGTCATCGCCCCCGTGCACGTGTTCGCCGTGCGGGCGTACCTGCGCGCCGCACCCGGGGTGTACGCGGCCGAACGGGCCGCGATGGCCGAGCGGGCGCAGCACCTGCTCGACACGCTCCGCGGGCTCGAGACCGTGCGCGCCTACGGCTCCTCGACGCCCCACCTCGTCCGCATCTCGGCGGCGTCGTGGAGCGTCGTGCGGTGGAGCATGCGGGCGCGCGGCATCCAGAATCTGTTCTTCGCGCGGCTGAACGCCGCGGAGTTCCTCGGCATGGCGGGTCTGCTCGTCGTCGGCTTCGTCCTCGTCTCGGGCGGGCACGGGACGGTCGGGGGCACGACGGCTGCCATGCTGCTGTTCCTGCGTCTGTTCGGCCCCATCAATCAGCTGCTCTTCGTCGTCGACGACCTGCAGTCGGCACTCGCGTCGCTCGCGCGGATCGTGGGCGTCATCCGCGCCGCCGACCCGGATGAACCCGCCGCCACCGGGGCGGGACGGTCGGCCGACCCGGTGGCCGACACCGCCGCGCCGGGCGATGCCCCCGCAGAGCCGCGCGCAGCCGTCGTCCTGCGCGACATCACCCACGCGTACACCGCGGGACATCCGGTTCTCCACGCCGTGTCGATGGACATCGCCGAGGGCGAGACGCTCGCCGTCGTGGGCGCCTCGGGAGCCGGCAAGTCGACGCTCGCCGCGATCGCGGCCGGGGTGCAGGAACCCGATGCGGGCACGGCGGATCGGCCCACCGCGGTCGCCCTCGTGACGCAGGACGTGCACGTCTTCGACACCGACCTGCGGGGGAACCTCACACTCGCCGCGCCCGCTGCCGGTGACGACGATCTGCTCGCCGCGCTCCACCGCGTCGGAGCCGACGGTCTCGTCGCGCGACTCCCGCGCGGACTCGACGAACCGGTCGGCGCATCGGGAACCCCGTTGTCCCCCGCCGAAGCACAGCATCTCGCCCTCGCGCGGGTCCTGCTCGCCGACCCCGCGTTCGTCGTCCTCGACGAGGCGACCGCCGAAGCCGGGTCCACCGAGGCCGGCCGCCTCGAGAACGCCGCTCTCGCGGTCGTCGACGGACGCGCGGCCCTGGTCGTCGCGCATCGCCTGAGCCAGGCGGCCGCGGCCGACCGCGTCGTGCTGCTGGACGCGGGGCGCGTCCGCGAAGAAGGCACGCACGACGAGCTGCGCACCGCGGGCGGACCCTACGCGCGTCTGTGGGAGGCGTGGAGCCGCTCGAGCTGA
- the fdxA gene encoding ferredoxin — protein MTYVIALPCVDVKDRACIDECPVDCIYEGERSLYIHPDECVDCGACEPVCPVEAIYYEDDLPEEWSDYYKANVEFFDDIGSPGGAAKVGVIAKDHPVITALPPQSH, from the coding sequence GTGACTTACGTGATCGCCCTCCCGTGTGTCGATGTCAAGGATCGCGCCTGCATCGACGAATGCCCCGTCGACTGCATCTACGAGGGTGAACGATCGCTGTACATCCACCCCGACGAATGCGTCGACTGCGGTGCGTGCGAGCCGGTCTGCCCCGTCGAGGCGATCTACTACGAGGACGACCTGCCCGAGGAGTGGTCCGACTACTACAAGGCGAACGTCGAGTTCTTCGATGACATCGGCTCGCCCGGTGGTGCCGCGAAGGTCGGCGTGATCGCCAAGGATCACCCGGTCATCACCGCGCTTCCCCCGCAGAGTCACTGA
- the dapC gene encoding succinyldiaminopimelate transaminase: MGVADLADYPWDAVAPYAERARRHPAGIVDLSIGSPVDPTPAVVAAALADATDAHAYPQTAGTPALREAIAEWYARRRGVPGLTAANVLPTVGSKELVALLPLLLGLGPGDAVVHPRAAYPTYEVGARLVGAEPVASDDTADWPANTKLVWVNSPGNPDGRVLSVAELTDAVTRARELGAVLASDECYAELGWDAPWDAERVPSVLDPAVVGDDLTGVLSVYSLSKQSNLAGYRAAFLAGDAALVARLLTGRKHLGLMPPAPVQRAMTVALGDDAHVAEQRERYARRRALLKPAIEAAGFTIDRSEAGLYLWATEGRDAWESVGRLADLGILVGPGHFYGEHFPNHVRFSLTATDERIAAAAERLTS, translated from the coding sequence GTGGGCGTCGCCGACCTCGCCGACTACCCCTGGGATGCCGTCGCCCCCTATGCCGAGCGCGCGCGGCGTCACCCGGCCGGCATCGTCGACCTGTCGATCGGCTCGCCCGTCGATCCGACGCCCGCCGTCGTCGCCGCGGCCCTCGCCGACGCGACCGACGCGCACGCCTACCCGCAGACGGCCGGCACTCCCGCGCTGCGTGAGGCGATCGCCGAGTGGTACGCCCGCCGACGGGGTGTTCCGGGTCTGACGGCCGCGAACGTCCTGCCGACCGTCGGCTCGAAAGAGCTCGTCGCCCTCCTGCCGCTGCTGCTGGGGCTCGGTCCCGGTGACGCCGTCGTGCACCCGCGGGCGGCCTACCCGACCTACGAGGTCGGTGCCCGTCTCGTGGGCGCCGAGCCGGTGGCATCCGACGATACAGCCGACTGGCCCGCGAACACCAAGCTCGTGTGGGTCAACTCGCCCGGCAACCCCGACGGACGCGTGCTCTCGGTGGCGGAGCTGACGGATGCCGTGACCCGGGCACGCGAGCTCGGAGCCGTCCTGGCCTCCGACGAGTGCTACGCCGAGCTCGGCTGGGACGCGCCGTGGGATGCCGAGCGGGTGCCGAGCGTGCTCGACCCCGCCGTGGTCGGCGACGACCTCACGGGTGTTCTCTCGGTGTACTCGCTGAGCAAGCAGTCGAACCTCGCGGGATACCGCGCGGCGTTCCTCGCGGGCGACGCCGCTCTCGTCGCGCGCCTGCTGACGGGCCGCAAGCACCTCGGCCTCATGCCCCCCGCGCCCGTCCAGCGGGCCATGACGGTCGCCCTCGGCGACGACGCGCACGTCGCGGAGCAGCGTGAGCGCTACGCCCGTCGACGCGCGCTGCTCAAGCCCGCAATCGAGGCCGCGGGCTTCACGATCGACCGCAGCGAGGCGGGCCTGTACCTCTGGGCGACCGAGGGGCGCGACGCGTGGGAGAGCGTGGGACGTCTGGCTGATCTCGGCATCCTCGTCGGTCCGGGCCACTTCTACGGCGAGCACTTCCCGAACCACGTGCGGTTCTCGCTCACCGCGACCGACGAGCGCATCGCCGCGGCGGCGGAGCGGCTGACGTCGTAG
- a CDS encoding AzlC family ABC transporter permease — translation MRSLSRTPEGVAARQGMAVALATSAYGISFGALSVASGLDVWQTCVLSLLMFTGGSQFAFVGVIAAGGVAAAPAAIASAVLLGVRNAAYAMRMSPVVAGGFWRKAGAVQFTIDESVAVGLAQTESRARRVGFWVTGVAIWVGWNLSTLLGALLGDVLGDPRAYGLDAAAAAAFLALLWPRLRGRQPFAVAAGAAVVAALLTPALMPGIPVIAAAGVAVAVGMFEPRRRAPMPVGIAEEKGMP, via the coding sequence ATGCGTTCGCTATCCCGAACACCCGAGGGTGTCGCCGCTCGACAGGGGATGGCGGTGGCTCTCGCGACGAGCGCGTACGGCATCTCTTTCGGCGCCCTGTCTGTGGCATCCGGACTCGACGTCTGGCAGACGTGCGTGCTGAGCCTGCTGATGTTCACAGGTGGATCGCAGTTCGCCTTCGTCGGCGTCATCGCCGCCGGGGGCGTGGCTGCGGCACCGGCCGCGATCGCGTCGGCCGTGTTGCTCGGCGTTCGTAACGCCGCCTACGCGATGCGCATGTCGCCGGTTGTCGCGGGCGGGTTCTGGCGCAAGGCCGGAGCGGTGCAGTTCACGATCGACGAGTCGGTCGCCGTAGGACTCGCGCAGACCGAGTCTCGTGCGCGGCGGGTGGGCTTCTGGGTCACGGGTGTGGCCATCTGGGTCGGCTGGAATCTGTCGACCCTCCTCGGGGCGCTGCTCGGCGATGTGCTGGGCGACCCCCGCGCCTACGGTTTGGATGCCGCTGCCGCGGCCGCCTTCCTCGCTCTGCTCTGGCCGCGCCTGCGCGGACGACAGCCCTTCGCCGTCGCGGCGGGGGCCGCGGTCGTCGCGGCGCTGCTCACGCCCGCTCTCATGCCTGGCATTCCCGTCATCGCGGCCGCGGGCGTCGCTGTGGCGGTGGGCATGTTCGAGCCGCGTCGTCGTGCCCCCATGCCCGTAGGCATCGCCGAGGAGAAGGGGATGCCATGA
- a CDS encoding AzlD domain-containing protein, translating to MTLWTAVLLASVLCAALKGIGYLLPARWLEAPRPARIADLLTVALLSALVVVQTVAAGSEIAIDARVPAVAVAAVLLWARAPFLVVVAVAAVTAALLRLWGWAV from the coding sequence ATGACCCTGTGGACCGCCGTGCTCCTGGCATCCGTTCTCTGCGCCGCGCTGAAGGGGATCGGGTATCTGCTGCCGGCGCGGTGGCTCGAGGCGCCGCGCCCCGCCCGCATCGCCGACCTGCTCACCGTGGCGCTGCTGTCGGCACTCGTGGTCGTGCAGACGGTGGCGGCGGGGTCGGAGATCGCGATCGATGCGCGGGTGCCGGCCGTGGCCGTGGCGGCGGTGCTGCTGTGGGCGCGGGCCCCGTTTCTCGTCGTGGTCGCTGTGGCAGCGGTCACGGCCGCGCTGCTGCGACTGTGGGGCTGGGCGGTGTGA
- a CDS encoding helix-turn-helix domain-containing protein, whose translation MTDLGDRIAATLRRERERRDLSVSELARRAGVAKATVSQLENGGGNPSVETLWALASALEIPFAVLVDEGVRSPTLIRAGEAAAAVPSSASAYLAVLLSASPPHARRDIYLLSAEPGAPRVSEPHPRGTVEHIVLVSGRGRIGPADAPYDLSPGDYLSYSGDAPHVFEALTPGMSAVCVVESH comes from the coding sequence ATGACCGATCTCGGCGACCGTATCGCGGCCACCCTCCGTCGCGAGCGCGAGAGACGCGACCTCAGCGTTTCGGAACTCGCGCGACGCGCCGGCGTAGCCAAGGCGACGGTCTCGCAGCTCGAGAACGGCGGCGGCAATCCCAGCGTCGAGACGCTGTGGGCCCTCGCGTCGGCGCTGGAGATCCCCTTCGCCGTCCTGGTGGACGAGGGCGTTCGCTCGCCCACCCTGATCCGCGCCGGAGAGGCGGCCGCGGCGGTACCGTCATCGGCATCCGCGTATCTGGCGGTCCTGCTCTCGGCGAGTCCACCGCACGCCCGCCGCGACATCTATCTGCTCAGCGCCGAGCCCGGCGCCCCTCGCGTGTCGGAGCCGCATCCGCGTGGCACCGTCGAGCACATCGTGCTGGTCTCCGGGCGCGGACGCATCGGCCCGGCCGACGCCCCGTACGACCTCTCCCCCGGCGACTACCTGTCGTACTCCGGCGACGCCCCGCACGTGTTCGAGGCGCTGACGCCCGGCATGAGCGCCGTGTGCGTCGTCGAGTCGCACTGA
- a CDS encoding PH domain-containing protein has product MPRQTFRSTFTRVLCAVVWAIIAAVAIGLLVTPAATEAPAAVIVGALGAAALVTAVLWSPSVSVDDEGVEVDNIAVRYRVPWAALIHVDTRYALQLHTPGRRIGVTAAPAPGATGSLRAARAHRRSDDASAPQTRPGELANTDSGRAAEMVRARWHALRDAGRIEAGVAESTRVVTTVRLGNLLLLVAGAAGVVAAVALV; this is encoded by the coding sequence ATGCCACGCCAGACGTTCCGATCGACGTTCACCCGTGTCCTGTGCGCCGTCGTCTGGGCGATCATCGCTGCCGTGGCGATCGGTCTGCTCGTGACGCCCGCGGCCACCGAGGCTCCGGCCGCGGTGATCGTGGGCGCGCTCGGCGCCGCAGCGCTCGTGACCGCCGTGCTGTGGTCGCCCTCGGTGTCGGTGGACGACGAGGGCGTCGAGGTCGACAACATCGCGGTGCGCTACCGCGTCCCGTGGGCCGCGCTGATCCACGTCGACACCCGCTACGCGCTCCAGCTGCACACCCCGGGCCGTCGCATCGGGGTGACCGCCGCACCGGCGCCGGGTGCGACCGGGTCCCTTCGCGCCGCGCGCGCTCATCGCCGCAGCGACGACGCGTCCGCGCCGCAGACCCGGCCGGGCGAACTGGCGAACACCGACTCGGGACGCGCAGCCGAGATGGTGCGCGCCCGCTGGCACGCCCTGCGCGACGCCGGCCGCATCGAGGCGGGCGTGGCCGAGAGCACGCGCGTCGTCACGACGGTGCGCCTCGGCAACCTGCTGCTGCTGGTCGCCGGCGCCGCCGGTGTCGTCGCGGCGGTCGCCCTCGTGTGA